The following proteins are co-located in the Cyprinus carpio isolate SPL01 unplaced genomic scaffold, ASM1834038v1 S000006624, whole genome shotgun sequence genome:
- the nudt15 gene encoding nucleotide triphosphate diphosphatase NUDT15 isoform X2: MSEAVQNGKPILKRPGVGLGVLVTDSSYPGCVLLGKRKTTVGKGTYQLPGGHIEFGETWEECAQREVMEEAGVRLKNLRFGSVVNSIRLEENYHYITIFMQGELDRSFSAEPVNLEPEKNEGWTWRRWDEFPPEEQLFLPLANLRQQDFQPFRKS; encoded by the exons ATGTCTGAGGCCGTTCAAAATGGAAAACCCATCCTCAAACGTCCTGGAGTGGGACTTGGGGTTCTTGTGACAGACTCCTCCTATCCAGGATGTGTCCTGttaggaaaaagaaaaaccaCAGTTGGGAAAGGCACGTACCAGTTACCAGGAGGTCACATTGAATTCGG agaAACTTGGGAGGAATGTGCCCAGAGAGAGGTCATGGAGGAAGCTGGCGTCCGACTGAAGAACCTTCGCTTTGGATCTGTCGTCAACTCCATCAGACTGGAAGAAAACTACCATTATATCACAATCTTCATGCAGGGAGAATTGGACAGGTCTTTCTCAGCTGAACCAGTTAATTTGGAGCCAGAGAAGAATGAAG GTTGGACATGGAGGCGGTGGGATGAATTTCCCCCTGAAGAGCAGCTATTCCTGCCATTAGCCAACCTGAGACAGCAGGACTTCCAGCCATTCAGAAAGAGTTAA
- the nudt15 gene encoding nucleotide triphosphate diphosphatase NUDT15 isoform X1, which translates to MLSVRRFIYQIRYSLNTMSEAVQNGKPILKRPGVGLGVLVTDSSYPGCVLLGKRKTTVGKGTYQLPGGHIEFGETWEECAQREVMEEAGVRLKNLRFGSVVNSIRLEENYHYITIFMQGELDRSFSAEPVNLEPEKNEGWTWRRWDEFPPEEQLFLPLANLRQQDFQPFRKS; encoded by the exons ATGCTTTCTGTTAGGAGATTCATCTACCAAATAAGATATAG TTTAAATACAATGTCTGAGGCCGTTCAAAATGGAAAACCCATCCTCAAACGTCCTGGAGTGGGACTTGGGGTTCTTGTGACAGACTCCTCCTATCCAGGATGTGTCCTGttaggaaaaagaaaaaccaCAGTTGGGAAAGGCACGTACCAGTTACCAGGAGGTCACATTGAATTCGG agaAACTTGGGAGGAATGTGCCCAGAGAGAGGTCATGGAGGAAGCTGGCGTCCGACTGAAGAACCTTCGCTTTGGATCTGTCGTCAACTCCATCAGACTGGAAGAAAACTACCATTATATCACAATCTTCATGCAGGGAGAATTGGACAGGTCTTTCTCAGCTGAACCAGTTAATTTGGAGCCAGAGAAGAATGAAG GTTGGACATGGAGGCGGTGGGATGAATTTCCCCCTGAAGAGCAGCTATTCCTGCCATTAGCCAACCTGAGACAGCAGGACTTCCAGCCATTCAGAAAGAGTTAA